The following coding sequences lie in one Carassius auratus strain Wakin unplaced genomic scaffold, ASM336829v1 scaf_tig00029216, whole genome shotgun sequence genomic window:
- the LOC113079786 gene encoding uncharacterized protein LOC113079786 codes for MMERLLLMFVLTHASGTQYIQTVSKICVQKQQTITVPCLYDRKYANHPKYMSCGGVWIFSHSVTHSRMSVEDDPAVKVFTATLREAEVSDSGWYWCAVSMSGSDPHKYLYLQVTEAEPGLRVSSQTVSGYEGGNVTILCHGASHWCRIRGSCAGRDAGSLERTAVHDDDGSVLRVTLYQLQKEDSGWYYCSNKDSQMPVHLTVHLTITQCTTNPSYSSTSPSADRQFLWLLLLGAMLLLTVCAAVMLIRARNTRKQSASAESSNLHEGMDKQQLPTETGKNSEAACENLYEIMTGIKQNTQGNRKNKEVACENLYETMTGIKQNNQLTAIDNKNIYASMVRKVKK; via the exons ATGATGGAGCGTCTGCTGCTGATGTTCGTCCTCACACACGCTTCAG gaaCTCAATATATCCAGACAGTCAGTAAAATATGTGTTCAGAAACAACAAACGATCACAGTGCCGTGTTTATATGATCGGAAATATGCTAATCACCCAAAATACATGAGTTGTGGAGGTGTGTGGATCTTCAGTCATTCTGTGACACACAGCAGGATGTCTGTTGAGGATGATCCAGCAGTAAAAGTGTTTACGGCGACACTGAGAGAAGCTGAAGTGAGTGACTCCGGCTGGTACTGGTGTGCTGTGAGCATGTCTGGATCTGATCCTCACAAATATCTGTATCTGCAGGTTACTGAAG CAGAACCAGGGCTCCGTGTCTCCAGTCAGACTGTGTCAGGTTATGAGGGAGGTAACGTCACGATCCTCTGTCACGGCGCTTCACACTGGTGTAGGATCAGAGGATCTTGTGCGGGGAGAGATGCAGGATCTCTAGAGAGGACTGCGGTGCATGATGATGATGGTTCTGTTCTGAGAGTGACTCTGTATCAGCTGCAGAAGGAGGACAGTGGATGGTATTACTGCTCTAATAAGGATTCACAGATGCCTGTTCATCTTACTGTCCATCTTACTATTACACAGTGTACAACTAACCCCTCTTATAGCAGCACTTCACCCAGTGCAGACAG GCAGTTCCTGTGGCTGCTGCTGCTGGGAGCGATGCTGCTGCTTACAGTCTGTGCAGCTGTGATGCTGATCAGAGCGAGGAACACGAGAA AACAATCAGCATCTGCAGAAAGCTCAAATCTACACGAAGGCATGGACAAACAACAGCTGCCCACA gAAACTGGGAAAAACAGCGAGGCTGCGTGTGAAAATCTCTATGAAATCATGACTGGAATTAAACAGAACACTCAG GGAAATAGGAAAAACAAAGAGGTTGCATGTGAAAATCTCTATGAAACCATGACTggaattaaacaaaacaatcag CTGACTGCAAtagataataaaaacatatatgcaTCTATGGTCAGAAAAGTTAAAAAGTGA